A window of Patescibacteria group bacterium contains these coding sequences:
- the murJ gene encoding murein biosynthesis integral membrane protein MurJ: MRRRSRCRSSAWGIRSCKGPWPCSACCFCAGCSPSCAPPSRCIRNGITSWRSTCPRRSVRRRSQKRHGGRRERERGSPSAARIDVLKFLNAESKSIVGAATVVGVLSFASRFLGLIRDRVLAGEFGAGDTLDAYYAAFKVPDLLFALIVVGSLSAGFIPLFTSYWGNPLAHERAWRLTSHVLAVVVVGMGLVALVAAALANPLAALVAPGFAPQKQLMVAGHMRVMLLAQAILSFSIVFGSALQGMKRFVLYASAPVLYNLGIIVGAVTLARSIGPIGLAWGVVLGALLHALVQGIGVWNAGWRPAFKRPILDRDAREVFRLTAPRMIGIAVAQLTFVALAGIASTLSEGSVTVFQFAYNIQFFPVGIVGVSFAIAAFPSLAEHAARKEDDRFVETFATSVRQMLFFIVPLTALFLVVRAQVVRVVVGAGAFDWPATIVTADTLAFFALSFVPQSLVYLLSRAFFALHDTATPLVAGIMSGILGIVTAFWLTGPFGVTGLAMAFSLASFANAALLWATLRGRVGTLGEASMFPSLVRIALASMVASAVMQATKPLVLSLFSIDTFFGVFGQGFIAGGLGLAAYVAICRLLRTRELHDLMEGMRRKVLRKAAPEEAIPPAEGTA, from the coding sequence GAAGGAGGTCCCAGAAGCGCCACGGGGGGAGACGGGAAAGGGAAAGAGGCTCTCCGTCCGCCGCGAGGATTGATGTGCTCAAGTTCCTGAACGCCGAGTCAAAATCGATCGTGGGCGCCGCCACCGTGGTCGGCGTCCTTTCGTTCGCGAGCCGCTTCCTCGGTCTCATCCGAGACCGCGTCCTTGCCGGCGAATTCGGCGCCGGGGACACGCTCGACGCGTACTACGCGGCGTTCAAGGTGCCGGACCTCCTGTTCGCCCTGATCGTGGTGGGGTCCTTGTCCGCCGGATTCATCCCGTTGTTCACCTCGTACTGGGGGAATCCTCTCGCGCATGAGCGCGCGTGGCGGCTCACCTCGCACGTGCTTGCCGTGGTCGTGGTCGGGATGGGACTGGTCGCGCTCGTGGCCGCCGCGCTCGCGAACCCGCTCGCCGCGCTCGTCGCGCCTGGATTCGCGCCGCAGAAGCAGCTGATGGTCGCCGGACACATGCGCGTGATGTTGCTCGCGCAGGCCATCCTTTCGTTTTCGATCGTGTTCGGGAGCGCCTTGCAGGGGATGAAGCGGTTCGTGCTCTACGCGAGCGCGCCCGTGCTCTATAACCTGGGAATCATCGTCGGCGCCGTGACGCTCGCGCGCTCCATCGGGCCCATCGGGCTTGCGTGGGGCGTGGTGCTGGGGGCCCTGCTGCACGCACTCGTGCAGGGGATCGGGGTATGGAACGCCGGATGGCGGCCCGCGTTCAAGCGGCCGATCCTGGACAGGGACGCGCGCGAGGTGTTCCGCCTCACCGCTCCGCGCATGATCGGGATCGCCGTCGCGCAGCTCACGTTCGTGGCGCTCGCGGGAATCGCGTCCACGCTCAGCGAAGGATCGGTGACCGTGTTCCAGTTCGCCTACAACATCCAGTTCTTCCCGGTGGGGATCGTGGGCGTGTCCTTCGCCATCGCCGCGTTCCCATCGCTTGCCGAGCACGCGGCCAGGAAGGAGGACGATCGGTTCGTGGAGACGTTCGCGACGTCCGTGCGCCAGATGCTGTTCTTCATCGTCCCGCTCACCGCGCTGTTCCTGGTCGTGCGCGCCCAGGTGGTGCGCGTCGTGGTAGGCGCCGGGGCGTTCGATTGGCCCGCGACCATCGTCACGGCGGATACGCTCGCGTTCTTCGCGTTGTCTTTCGTCCCGCAATCGCTCGTGTATCTCCTTTCACGCGCGTTCTTCGCCCTGCACGACACGGCGACTCCGCTTGTCGCCGGCATCATGTCCGGCATCCTGGGAATCGTGACCGCCTTCTGGCTCACCGGCCCCTTCGGGGTCACGGGGCTCGCCATGGCGTTCTCGCTCGCGTCATTCGCGAACGCGGCGCTCCTGTGGGCCACGCTGCGCGGGCGCGTGGGGACGCTGGGCGAGGCGAGCATGTTCCCCTCGCTCGTCCGTATCGCGCTCGCGTCCATGGTCGCCTCCGCCGTGATGCAGGCCACCAAGCCGCTCGTGCTCTCCCTGTTCTCGATTGACACCTTCTTCGGCGTGTTCGGCCAGGGATTCATCGCCGGCGGACTCGGGCTCGCGGCGTACGTGGCGATCTGTCGGCTCCTGCGCACGCGCGAGCTTCACGACCTCATGGAAGGGATGCGTCGTAAGGTATTGCGCAAGGCCGCCCCCGAGGAGGCCATCCCGCCCGCCGAAGGGACGGCGTGA